A segment of the Nitrosospira briensis C-128 genome:
TATTGCTTCCCCCGCTATAGATTCTTCCGAAAGTTTTGCGGCGTTATTTGAAGAAAGTCTTTCCCGCCAGGAAATGCGTGTCGGTGAAGTCATCACCGCCCAGGTTGTTCGTGTTGATTACAACATTGTGGTTGTAAACGCCGGACTGAAATCGGAAAGCTTCATTCCTGTCGAAGAATTCAAGAATGATAAGGGCGAAATCGAGGTCAAGGCCGGCGATTTCGTGAGTGTCGCCATCGAGGCGCTCGAAGACGGCTACGGCGAAACCCGTTTATCGCGCGACAAGGCCAAACGGCTCACGGCCTGGCATGACCTGGAGGCTGCGATGGAAAGCGGCGCCATCGTCTCCGGCATCGTAAGCGGCAAGGTCAAGGGTGGTCTGACTGCCATGATCAACGGCATACGCGCTTTTCTTCCTGGTTCGCTGGTGGATATCCGTCCGGTCAAGGATACGACTCCATACGAAAACAAGGAGATGGAATTCAAGGTCATCAAGCTTGATCGCAAGCGCAATAATGTGGTTGTATCGCGTCGCGCGGTTCTGGAAGAAAGCCAGGGTGCGGATCGCCAGACCTTGCTTGCGAATTTGACGGAAGGTGCGATAGTCAAGGGTATTGTCAAGAACATAACGGACTATGGCGCATTCGTGGACCTGGGTGGTATAGACGGACTGTTGCACATCACGGATCTTGCATGGCGACGTGTGAAGCATCCTTCCGAAGTAATCAGCGTCGGTGATGAAGTCACCGCCAAAGTGCTTAAATTCGATCAGGAAAAGAATCGCGTATCGCTGGGCATGAAGCAATTGAGCGAAGACCCATGGGTAGGTCTCTCCCGGCGTTATCCGCCGCATACCCGCCTGTTCGGAAAAGTCAGCAATCTGACCGATTATGGCGCGTTTGTTGAAATTGAGCAGGGTATCGAAGGGCTCGTGCATGTCTCTGAAATGGATTGGACCAACAAAAACGTGTACCCCTCCAAAGTGGTGCAGTTGGGCGACGAAGTGGAAGTGATGATCCTGGAAATCGATGAGGAACGGCGGCGTATCTCGCTCGGCATGAAGCAATGCAAGGTCAATCCGTGGGATGACTTTGCCATGAACCATCAAAAAGGCGACAAAGTGCGCGGGCAAATCAAGTCCATCACTGATTTCGGCGTTTTCATCGGATTGCAGGGCGGGATAGACGGATTGGTGCATCTTTCCGATCTCTCATGGAGCCAGCCGGGTGAAGAAGCAGTTCGCAATTATAAGAAAGGCGACGAAGTTGAAGCCATGGTGTTATCCATCGATGTCGAGCGTGAACGGATTTCGCTGGGTATCAAGCAGTTGGAAGGCGACCCGTTCAACAGCTTTGTCTCGATAAACGACAAGAATAGCCTCGTCAAAGGCACAGTCAAGTCGATTGATGCCAAGGGTGCGGTAATTGCGCTGGAGAATGATGTCGAAGGCTACCTGCGTGCATCCGAAGTGTCGCGCGACAGGGTCGAGGACATCCGCTCGCACCTGAAGGAAGGCGATACGGTCGAGGCAATGATAATCAACGTCGATCGCAAGAATCGCGGCATTAATCTTTCCATCAAGGCCAAGGATATCGCAGAGGAATCCGACGCCATGCACAAGGTTACGGTGGATAGTGCTGCAAGCGCGGGAACCACCAGTTTGGGCGCGTTGCTTAAAGCCAAGATGGATGTTAAAAATACTGAACAATAAAGGGTGTCCATGACAAAGTCTGAACTGATCTCGAGGCTTGCAGCCCGTTATCCGCAGTTGGGCGCGAAGGATGCCGAG
Coding sequences within it:
- the rpsA gene encoding 30S ribosomal protein S1, which translates into the protein MIIASPAIDSSESFAALFEESLSRQEMRVGEVITAQVVRVDYNIVVVNAGLKSESFIPVEEFKNDKGEIEVKAGDFVSVAIEALEDGYGETRLSRDKAKRLTAWHDLEAAMESGAIVSGIVSGKVKGGLTAMINGIRAFLPGSLVDIRPVKDTTPYENKEMEFKVIKLDRKRNNVVVSRRAVLEESQGADRQTLLANLTEGAIVKGIVKNITDYGAFVDLGGIDGLLHITDLAWRRVKHPSEVISVGDEVTAKVLKFDQEKNRVSLGMKQLSEDPWVGLSRRYPPHTRLFGKVSNLTDYGAFVEIEQGIEGLVHVSEMDWTNKNVYPSKVVQLGDEVEVMILEIDEERRRISLGMKQCKVNPWDDFAMNHQKGDKVRGQIKSITDFGVFIGLQGGIDGLVHLSDLSWSQPGEEAVRNYKKGDEVEAMVLSIDVERERISLGIKQLEGDPFNSFVSINDKNSLVKGTVKSIDAKGAVIALENDVEGYLRASEVSRDRVEDIRSHLKEGDTVEAMIINVDRKNRGINLSIKAKDIAEESDAMHKVTVDSAASAGTTSLGALLKAKMDVKNTEQ